AACCTGAGAAAGGGGTTGCACTTGGGGTTGAGGCGATTGTTGTGTTTGTGGCTGTATTTGTGCCTGCGGTTGGAACTGAACTCTGATCTGGGACTGAATTGGACCTTGAACTTGAGGCTGGAGGTGTGGAATCTGCTGGACTTGTCCGCAGGTCTGGATCTGCGCGGGCCTTACGGCGGATACAACGGAGGAAACTGGTAACCCCTTCATGTTGACCTGCACCGTTGACGCCGCCACGTGGGACACCTGCTGCACAGATACAATGGCAGGATGCTGGACCAGCACGTGGGAGTGCGGAGTCTGAGACGTCTGAGGCGAAGGAGCGATGGGCGAGTGGATGGAGACTGGTCCGGGAGCGGATGAAGGAATGGAGGCCATGGCGGGTGGTGTGACCGGAGTTGCGGCCTGAGCTGGAGCCTGAGAAGACGATGATGGAGTCCAGTTTTTGGGCTGAGCTGCCCTCTGTTCTATCAGAGCTACgaaaggaaaaaaaccaaaacaaagggaagtgaatatttaaaaaaaaggaaacagtacAACGACGTGTTGGATTTTGGTTCTTTACCTGGTACTGAAGGTATGGTACAGGTGGCTGTGACCGGTGTGACAACAGCGCTTGCCATGGCTGCATGAAGGGGCGCAGAAGGCGCGGCCTGTATTTGGGTTGGAGCATTGGCTGGGAAAGGGATGGAAACTTGGGTGGACACAACAGCTATAACGGGAGCAGAAACAGGCGCAACGGCTGGCGTTGGTATTTGGACAGGCGAAGGTAGCGAGGCGGAAACGGGAACCTGGGGTGAGACCTGGATAGCTGGTCTGACCGACACTGGAGCAGACAAGGGAGTCGAGGTCTGCATCTGGAGGTGGGTTGAGGTTAAGCCTGGAGGTGAGCAGACAGACTGGGGCTGGAACTGGACTTGGGTTTGGAGGGCAGTGTGTCCCGGTACGGGAGGGGAACTTGCAGTTTGGGTTTGTGCTGGAGGCGAACCTGCTATAAGAGTGGAGATCGGGGTTTGAGGGATGGCTTGGATTTGTGTGGTGGTGGAGGAGAAGCCTGGTTTATAACTTACACCTGGGTTGAGGTTTTGTGGAGAGTCACCGACAGATCTCACCACTTGGGGGTGTGCAACAACTGATGGTGGGGGGGTTGACACCTGTGTGGAAGGCTGTGCTAGAGAAGGCACAAGAGAAGACGTCTGTGCCTGTGCAGGGACGGATGAAGAAGCAGAAATGTGTCCTTGTGGAGAGGCCTGAGGTGCAGGAGTCACAGGGGATGTGACTTGGTTCTGGACAGGAACAGAAGCTGGGCTGGGGGCACAACTCGGCTTTGGTGAGGGGCTTCCGATGTGTGTTGGGGCAGGAAGAGGTGCGGCCATTTGCGTTTGGGTTAAGGCTGATGGAGTAGTCTGGACTTGGGCTGCAGCTCGCACTTGAGGAGGAGAAGATGTTAGGGTTTGAGGGCTTGGAGTTGTGGCGGGTTTTGTAGGGGTAGCGTTCATGGGGGATGAAGTGGAAATGGTTGACGACGGGGGCATGGGAGTGAAGAGGAAGCGCTGGATCTGTCCGTTGGGCATGGCTGCCTGCATTAGTTGCTGACCGGGTCCGGGGATGACCGTAACACCCTGTGGGATGATCTGAAGCTGTCCCTGGGTCTGGCCTTGACCCTGGATCACCACAGTCAGACCCGGGTTCCCACcctgaaaaatgtcagaagcAATATTCtcaacatcaaataaaaattaagacatAGTTTCAGTCAAAATTTCTTAGCCCGGAAAAAGGTTTTGAGACTCCAACCCCACACCGAGTTGCTTTTTCGGAAACCGCCCTCCAAGATCTCCGAGATAATTTTCTGGGGACCCTGGAGTCACTATTACAATTACAAGGCCAATCACTGTTTCTAGTAACAGGCCAGTACCTATTAGAGTTACTTGTTCCAAGTCCCCACACCCATCTCAAATCTTGCAGGATCGAAACATATGACCTCCAGATCCACTTTTACAATCTCCACATGTGTAAAATAGGAATTcatatacattatatacattcgaaacatttcataaagcacttttttattgtttgtacaTGTTCCAGTTATTTGGACATTAGGAGAATTTCTTTTAtctgaaataagagaaaatgtttaaaccaaTACTAAATAACGAGAGGTACATAAACTTTTCCCATCATGTTGTCCTTGCAAAAAGTTGCCATCCTTCAACTCGAAGCTTACAGAAAACACCTGTAACTTAAGATCTTGCAAAAACTCAACATCTTTAACATCACAtctaaataatttaagttttattgctttaagCAAATGCATGGATATTTTTCCCTCACAGTGTGAGTGACAGCAGAcaggaaagaaagtaaaaattcaCCTGTGCGCTCTGCGTCAGCTGCATGAGTTGAGCCATGGTGAGTTTTACTTGGCCCTGCTGCGGCCTCGGGGCCTGAGAGGATGCAACAGAGGGCTGTCCGGGAGTCATGGCGACTGGACCCGAAGAGGCTGGCGGGCCTGCAGCTCTGGGAGGAGGAGGCGTACCAGGGGTGGCTGTGACTGCAGGCAGAGTGTGACCCATCTGGACTGCAGTCGGCTGACCTGGAATCAGATTTGACACCTTTACTGCTTCTGTACGGCttagaagttaaaaaaaagaagaaagaaaacaaaaagcagatttttgacAAATCACCTTGCTGAGCCGCTGCTGGATTTTGAACCGTTGTTGAAGTAATTTGGTTCCCTGTTGCACCGGGTGTCTGGCTTACTGTTGTTGTGGCctaatagaaacataaaaaaacaaacaaaaaaaaacaacctttaagaTTATCAAGAAAAACACTCTGCGTATTGGATAACAATAAAACGGATGGATTTAAAACCAGAAGACCTTTTGCTGAGTGCTAGAAGTCGCGGCTCTGAGGTTGATGTTCCCAGTTGTTGGATGTAATGTGCTGTACGTCCGGAGATTTGCAGGAGGTCCGGAGGGGAAGATGCCCAAAACCTTCTGTTGAACCACACCTCCTGAAAAGATCCATCATGTCAGCAGAGGAGCGTCACAGATTAATATACAAATGTGTAAAGGCATGCTCAGTGTGCGTGTGTTTAATAAACACCTAAGTGGTTTTAAGATTCTTGAACTGACATGCATATTTCCATCGGTACAGACTCACGAGGGGACAATTTACTTATCATGCTGAGGGTCAACACTTAAAACTAATTTAGGCCTTCCACAGTACAGTTTTCCCATCCATTTTGGCAATCGCAGCCCACTGGGCTTGCCAAAGCGGATGGCACTCATGCTCCCTACCTCCTTGAGTAGAAGGCACATTGAGTGTGACAATCTTGCTGTTAGCGGGCAGCGGCAGTTTGGCGGCGAGGACGTGACCGGCCACAGTCACTGGGCTGCCAGCGATCTGGAAGGTTTGCTCTGAGGCGGCGACAACGCTGCCGGCTGCCGAGGCTGCAAGACACACCACGCCACCTGGAGTCACGTGTAACCCGGAAAGGGGCCGCGGCGATGGCCGATCTATAGCCGAGGTGTCCACTGTGAGGTCCAAGTCCGCAAGAACGAGCAGAATGCTTAAAcgttggatttttatttattttttgttcttttttttagttcctACGTCAGATTCACAAAATTGCTAATTTTCGTAGGACTGAAAGTGGACACCGAGAGTTATGAAACTATATTTTGGCAAGGCAGTTTCGATTGGTGACATGGAATgtggtataaaaaaataaaaaaaagacgagATGTTGTAATGAATGGTTGGCCTTGAAAAGCAACACTTTTTGGTGATTCCGTCGCCGATACATGAATGTTTGTGACGATGATGCTAGGTAACGCCTTACCTGAGCTGGTGCTGTTGTTCTGGCCCTGCTTCACCCAGGAAGCGAAGGACTGGTGGAAGTTCTTGTCCTGCTGGAATGGAGCCGGTGAGCCCAGTTTGGAGGCCAGGACCATCTTGGCTCCAGTTGTCATCGGACTCATCCTCTGGCCGGTGGAGGTCGGTGTACTGGGAGCGCTGACTGCGGTtgtgctggtggtggtggtcgTCGTGGCAGTAGTGGCGGCTGTGCTGAGTTTTTGCTGCTCGAGACgtttctgaaaaaatgtttcaagttaAGACGTGGAGAAATAGGTGATGAGGGTTTCTGCAGGTGTCGCCATctcaaatgtaagacttttaaagaccagTACGAATGGAGCTTAAGACTTGGATCGTGACAGGAACGTAGAAAAGGAAATTGCAAATAGATAACTTGTGTGTGTTAACCATTGGCCAGGACAAACATTGTCCAGCCAACCAGCAATAAGTTTGCACTTCGCCATGATGGGAATAAATAAGCTAGCTAGCATTACCTTTGAAGgctatattagcagctagttagtgGTAGTCACAAGAGTCACAGAACGCATTGAAGAAGTCTGCAAACGACTGAAAGTTTTGAGTAACATTGAAgtatcacaagaaaaaaatcaaaaatcaaactaCATTTATTATACAGTTACCCAAGTAAAAAAATGAcacctcttttctttttttgccaaatgatgatttaggcaaaaaaaaaaaaaaaaaatataaataaataaataaaatccctttTGGGACAAAATGGCCGAGTCCATTACTGCGTAGTATTCAAACTGAATCTGCAGCCGTAGCTGTATCGTGTTGTCACCTGCTGGGCAGCCAGTCTGGCCTGCTTCAGCTGATTCTCCAAATGGGCCTTGACCTCCTCTGCTGTCTTCAGAGTCCCGCTGGTTTTGGATGGATCTAAGCCTTGCGACTTCTCTCTTTCCACTCtggaaaaccaagaaaaaaaaaaagatgaaaaatgcaGAGCAGAGACAGTCCTGAAAATGACTCATTCacccaaaaacatatttatagttttgaCAATTTGGATAGTGCGTTCCTAACCTCTCTGCGAAGGCTTTTATTTCCCAaagctccagctcctcctcaggGACCCAAGTCTCCACGGCGATAGGCCCCGTCTGTTTGGCTGGCTCCTGCTTTTTAGGCCTCAAGGCACTGGAGCGCAGACCTTTCCTTTGAGGAGTTGGAGTTTCTAATCACAGAAAGGgttaaatgtttcttgtttctcttatattatttctattataACGTATTTTGTCCAGATTACTCTCAAAATCTATATTTGGTGGTACTTAATTCCCCCCAAAACCTCCTACCTTTGGGAGTGTCCCTGTTTCCGATGGGGCAGATGATCTTCCTGATGCAGTACTCTGAGCGAATGCCATGGGGCCCGAAGTCCCTCCGTCTAATAATCTCTGTGGTGATTATGTCTGTGTCTGTAGTTTCTAAAGACAAAACGGTTCCTAGTTTTAAGTCGCGCGTGAGGAGAAAGTCTTCATTTGGACAAGAAACCTCATTAGTTTAGACGAGTTACGTGACAATGAATGAAAACGCaataaagaaagagagaaaaaatgaagaaaaatgaaattgaGAACTTGTGGACAGCTCTGAAATGAGAGATCTACAGTGAAAGCTAACCTCATATGACAGGAAGTCCATCACTGTTATTAAAATGAGAAGCAGCTGTAATGATAACTGATATTTTTTcatgtcagaaatgtttattgcaaaagtttgaaaatgaaaatatctgaaatgcaaatgaatatgttttgccTTGTTTGTGATGTTCTTTCAGTAACTGGCCTTTCGTTTTTGGAGTCCGTgaactccagttaacgattaatcaattactaaatcagttgacaattatttcaataatcgattaatcatgattaatccgattaatcatgattaacccgattaatcgtttcagccctaagcAAATGCTGAATTTTTCTCACCTTTCCGAGTCGTTCCCACCGCAGCAGAAGGCTTCACAGCCATGTCGTCCCACCTGAGGCAGGCCCACAGCAGCCTTAGCATCAAGCTAACGCCTGCTAGTGACCTCACAGTCTGAAGACGGTatctttaaaagaagaaaaaggaaaaagtgtgcGTGTTATATAAATAGATGCTTTACGAACCAAAAAAGATAAGATTTGTACAATCTCTGCATGTTACCGACCTCCATGAGATTCCAAAGGTGGGCCGAGGCGAAGGGTAGGGCCATATATCGGGAGCCGGCTTGGCATTGTAGCTGAAGATGGGCACTTCTTTGATGCCCGCCTTCCTCCCCAGCCTCTTCAGGTCGTCATTAGGCAGGACAAAAATGCTCTTCTTGCTACTCTTGGTGACAAACTTGCGGTAGGACGGCAGCGCTGTGCCTGAGCGTGCCTTCTTGGACTTGGAGAACCGCAGCAGGCTGACCCTGTCTCTCGTGGAATATTCTTTACTGATCGTCATGGAGCCGGCCGTCGTGGAGGCGGGCGCGACGATTTTGGCGTCGCTGGGTTTTCTCCTCAGGGAGACGGGTGCCGCTGGGCCCAGTTGGGGGGCAGCAGGAACGATATCAGAGGAAACCGAGCTACTTTCTGCTGAGGGAGTTTTACTGGAACTGTTGGCTGTGTCGTACATAGAAGATTTCTGAGGCTCCTTTAAAGAGTCGTTAGCGATTGAGGTCTTTACATCCTCTCTAGATGTGCAATTGTCTGTAATACTACTGTTGTGGAAAGACGTACTGGACAATTTCAGCTTGACAGGCAGCGACCCCTCACTCTTTACAGCTGAATAATCACCACTGTTCAGAGACTCTGCTTTGCCTTCAACATGGTTCTCCAATTTGGGGACTTTCAGCGGTGGCGGGTGTGCTACGCTGGACAAATCGTTTCGTGAGAGGTTCCCATTCATCAAAGACTTGACAGGCTCTTTCTCAGGATCCAACGCATCGCCCTGGACCGGAGAGGTGGAGTCTGCGGAGACGGTTTTGCCGTTTATCTGTGAGATGCTGCTTTTGCCTTCCGAGTCCATCTGTCCGCTGCTTTGATCCACTTCGTCGTACCCCCGCTTTTTGACGTTCTCTCCGATTctctttgttattttgttgttccCTGTCGTCTCCGGCAGACAATTGTTGATGCTGTTGAGTTCCGGTTCTCCGTTCACTTCCTTATGAGAGTCAACGGCCTTCACCTCAGCCACGTTACTCTGGCTGGACACGACGAAATCGAATTTAATGTCCGCCTTCGAGTTCGTGCTCTCCTCATCGAAGTCGAGCTTTTTGACGACAGGATCTTGTCCTCGTAGgttttcctccttctcctctgttTTAACGCTCAAGGACAGAGCGGGCTGCTGTTTGGCATTTGCCGTTCCTTCCGTCTTGACGCCAGTGGCGGGTTTTGTGGCCGCCTGCCTCATCCGCTCGAGtctctgcttctcctccagGGTGAACTGCTTGACCCGCCGCTCCAGCAGCCCGTCCAGTTTGGACGGCTTTACTTTCTTCTTGTAGGCCGTCCGCAGCTGGAAACCCTCGCTGACGTTCACGACGTCGTAGAAGATTTTAGCGGGGATCTCCTCGGTTTTGGGTTCTTCCGGTGCCTGCGTCGTTTCCCTTCCTGCGGTAGCAGGGGAAGAACAGCTGCTTTCGACTTCACCTTGGACAAAGAGATTCAGAGGTCAGCTGAATAAAGAATTAAAACCACATTCACAACTGCAGATTTTTACCTTTCTTGTCGAAAtccattttttcctcctctttctcttcaCCAGCAGGTTTTGCTTGCTCATCTTTTACAGAAATGTCTTCCACTTTGTTGCTGAGAGGTTGGCTGCCATTAACCACAGATGTGTCCTGGGACAATGAGTTGGGTTCCTGCTCCTTTACCGGTGCGCTCTCAGGAACCTGCTTCTCGGTTTCTTTTAAATCCTCCGTTTTCATGGAAGGTGTTGTACTTTCTTTTCTCAATttagctgaaaaaataaaccaaaaaccaGCTTAAGcctcaaatgtaaaaacatacgACCCGGGACGTACGTGGAGGGAGTTGCGTTACCTTCCATTTCTTTGCGGTAGTTTACGTTTGTGTTCCCCGGCAGCTTTGGAACGAAACGCGGCACGTGCGTCTTACTGACCCAGATCCAACCACCATATCCTGTTACTCTGTACTCTTCCCCTTTTTGCTTCCACacctcagaagaaaaaaaaaccccactttattagaaaacatttatatgtGCAACACGAATCTGTATGCATGgaattagggctgcaactaactgTTATTTAGGTAATTaattattgtgatgattaatcagataacatgtttttgtaaaattccTTTGCAAGCCAAATATCTCCGTACTCTACCTGGTGTTTGATGGGGATGGTGTACTTCACCCACGTTGCCTGCAGCAAAGTCTCTTCATCCTCAAGTTTTTTCTCTCGtttcttcactttttccttCTCATCCCGCTCCATGGAGGTCATCCGGTGCATTCTGAAGGAGGCAACGCAAAACACACGAACAGCGTTGACAAAGACACGCATTAGTGAAACGCCAAGCTGAGCCTTGCTCCTCTTTTACCTTGTGTGGCCGAGAGAGTCTTTCCAAACAGGCAGCATAACGACTGGTTTGATTGCACACTCCAGGATGGCCAAGGCCAAAGCAAATTCCCTGGCCTTGCTACACATCTGTACTGCTTTGTTCCAGTTGGTcctagaaagaaaaaagaaaatataacgttcatgtttctctgtatttaataataatttttttttttaaaaagagccaCCCAGACGTACCTGTGCGACGCCCAGTTGGGGTGCATGAACGGTCCGGGGACGTTCGTTTCCAGCTGGACGATGGTGAGGCGCAGCGTGGCGACCGTCAGGCTCCGCGCCCCGTGGATGGAGCCGTTCCACTTGAACTCGGACGCCGTGGTCAGGCTGAACTTGTGCGAGAGGTGGCGCTTCTTGTCGTAGTCCTCGCGGTGCTGATGCTTGTTGAGCGCCAAGGTGTTGGTGCTGTACTGGTTCTGGTATACCCTGTATTTGCCCTCCTGACCCAGTTTGAACAAGTTGTTCAAATTCACCGCCAGGTCCCTTTTCAGGAAGGTGAGGCGCGAGGTGTTGGCAGCAGGAGACGACTGGAATGGAGACGGGAAGGGCATTAGGAGTTTATCAGCAGGAGGATTCAGTTTCTGTTAGGGCGATAAATCTGCAccgatttccttcattttgggagatcggcCGATACTTGCATGCGAAACTGTTCTTATGCACTGATCTAATCAGACATCTGCAGGTGTATATTTAGCAGAAGTCTCTGTACTGTTGCCAACTTTGTCACCATTATTAGCAGcttctcaaacaaaaacaacaaacaaaacagcattgGCCGAAACTGGAATTGGCACGTTTTAAAAGATCATTGCtcggccagaaaactgtaatCGGTGCAATATGACTTAGTCGCTATATTGAGTGACTTCttagtcacaaaaaaaaaaaaacaacaaaaaaatatattgaccaaaaacagcaggtttttaaaaatcggTGATCAGCAAGAACACTGCAATTGGTTCACCCCTCGTTTCTATACACGTGACTTATTCCACTGTAAGGCTGGCAGCATCATTCAGATGCTATTACTACAACTTTGCTCAATTTAATACAGGAGACTAGGTA
The DNA window shown above is from Xiphophorus couchianus chromosome 16, X_couchianus-1.0, whole genome shotgun sequence and carries:
- the bptf gene encoding nucleosome-remodeling factor subunit BPTF isoform X2 → MRGKRGRPPKPLQTDEASPATTRGLRPRRNPKPRFRDSGDENAESPTREPPKTARKRKATSTRGRGRGRGGGGGRGGRGGRGGRRTAVSKTVVYDDHESDEEDDAVSLRSEEDEFVEETPQSEEDEALNEESDCLEDDVLDEEQDDASFCTESSFRSQSTHASTPAKNKIRAPRPRTPVLEDKEIPPLELPETSEDLLVPSVELLNITSIYEVLRNFSSVLRLSPFRFEDFCAALVGQEQCTLIAETHISLLKAILREEDSSNTTFGPADLKDSVNSTLYFIDGMTWPEVLRAYCESDREFHRVLPYLETDEYPCGSLESKVKVLQFLVDQFLTTNIAREELMSDGSMQYDDHCRVCHRLGDLLCCETCSAVYHLECVKPPLEEVPEDEWQCEVCVAHKVPGVTDCVTEAQKNRPYIRQEPIGYDRHQRKYWFLNRRIVIEEDGECEKKKIWYYSSKAQLEELVEGLDKEYWEADLHATLEEMKEEMHAHMDITEDLTKRARGTNKAYLTAVNEVSAERLKVRREEQEAKKRTAEGKKEAEGGSVNTTEFPTQKIKAEDGETTVDTSSQATAQPPAEERCVSDSAASQDAAAPNTESLEPNNETAQSENHEKGDSTQLATQGRTDEQQKSESTCEDAEGDEPSSPSRAESHERPCLADAPSDGDQLSAPGGLKKVEPPDQADRSSRSSFTSQDGTEDYNERMKTESGAGHESKNLIRKGNEESSPAANTSRLTFLKRDLAVNLNNLFKLGQEGKYRVYQNQYSTNTLALNKHQHREDYDKKRHLSHKFSLTTASEFKWNGSIHGARSLTVATLRLTIVQLETNVPGPFMHPNWASHRTNWNKAVQMCSKAREFALALAILECAIKPVVMLPVWKDSLGHTRMHRMTSMERDEKEKVKKREKKLEDEETLLQATWVKYTIPIKHQVWKQKGEEYRVTGYGGWIWVSKTHVPRFVPKLPGNTNVNYRKEMEAKLRKESTTPSMKTEDLKETEKQVPESAPVKEQEPNSLSQDTSVVNGSQPLSNKVEDISVKDEQAKPAGEEKEEEKMDFDKKGEVESSCSSPATAGRETTQAPEEPKTEEIPAKIFYDVVNVSEGFQLRTAYKKKVKPSKLDGLLERRVKQFTLEEKQRLERMRQAATKPATGVKTEGTANAKQQPALSLSVKTEEKEENLRGQDPVVKKLDFDEESTNSKADIKFDFVVSSQSNVAEVKAVDSHKEVNGEPELNSINNCLPETTGNNKITKRIGENVKKRGYDEVDQSSGQMDSEGKSSISQINGKTVSADSTSPVQGDALDPEKEPVKSLMNGNLSRNDLSSVAHPPPLKVPKLENHVEGKAESLNSGDYSAVKSEGSLPVKLKLSSTSFHNSSITDNCTSREDVKTSIANDSLKEPQKSSMYDTANSSSKTPSAESSSVSSDIVPAAPQLGPAAPVSLRRKPSDAKIVAPASTTAGSMTISKEYSTRDRVSLLRFSKSKKARSGTALPSYRKFVTKSSKKSIFVLPNDDLKRLGRKAGIKEVPIFSYNAKPAPDIWPYPSPRPTFGISWRYRLQTVRSLAGVSLMLRLLWACLRWDDMAVKPSAAVGTTRKETTDTDIITTEIIRRRDFGPHGIRSEYCIRKIICPIGNRDTPKETPTPQRKGLRSSALRPKKQEPAKQTGPIAVETWVPEEELELWEIKAFAERVEREKSQGLDPSKTSGTLKTAEEVKAHLENQLKQARLAAQQKRLEQQKLSTAATTATTTTTTSTTAVSAPSTPTSTGQRMSPMTTGAKMVLASKLGSPAPFQQDKNFHQSFASWVKQGQNNSTSSASAAGSVVAASEQTFQIAGSPVTVAGHVLAAKLPLPANSKIVTLNVPSTQGGGVVQQKVLGIFPSGPPANLRTYSTLHPTTGNINLRAATSSTQQKATTTVSQTPGATGNQITSTTVQNPAAAQQGQPTAVQMGHTLPAVTATPGTPPPPRAAGPPASSGPVAMTPGQPSVASSQAPRPQQGQVKLTMAQLMQLTQSAQGGNPGLTVVIQGQGQTQGQLQIIPQGVTVIPGPGQQLMQAAMPNGQIQRFLFTPMPPSSTISTSSPMNATPTKPATTPSPQTLTSSPPQVRAAAQVQTTPSALTQTQMAAPLPAPTHIGSPSPKPSCAPSPASVPVQNQVTSPVTPAPQASPQGHISASSSVPAQAQTSSLVPSLAQPSTQVSTPPPSVVAHPQVVRSVGDSPQNLNPGVSYKPGFSSTTTQIQAIPQTPISTLIAGSPPAQTQTASSPPVPGHTALQTQVQFQPQSVCSPPGLTSTHLQMQTSTPLSAPVSVRPAIQVSPQVPVSASLPSPVQIPTPAVAPVSAPVIAVVSTQVSIPFPANAPTQIQAAPSAPLHAAMASAVVTPVTATCTIPSVPALIEQRAAQPKNWTPSSSSQAPAQAATPVTPPAMASIPSSAPGPVSIHSPIAPSPQTSQTPHSHVLVQHPAIVSVQQVSHVAASTVQVNMKGLPVSSVVSAVRPAQIQTCGQVQQIPHLQPQVQGPIQSQIRVQFQPQAQIQPQTQQSPQPQVQPLSQVQSPMQLQARTQPQFHPQVQAAFQTQPQPTQQPLIQSQPLAQPQAQPPLQPQQIQTQLHTQVQIQQQQQQQNQILAQSPQKPHVQTQPQFQVQSPQPTQVPQTLHVQPHGQVQAKLQVQFQPQSQSQVQAQPQLQVQSPIRHQLITVSGLQQPVQLLSALPHHVAAQIQAQIQAQAQQQGGTVPQQIKLQLPIQIQQAGGQIQAHQIQNMVTIQAPASIQEQLQRLQQQQQQQQQQQPPKKKKHNEAKREPKDQNLHVISPKDGIQKPTAVKQNASAEQLKQRKTLAAAEREENQRVIVCNQVMKFILDKIEKDEKQAAKKRKKEEVVEQKRSKQNATKLTALLYKHKEQLKAEILKKRALLDKELQLQVQEELRRDLARLHREKEKARAAITQAAAATVKAASSHLSHLTHPSHSSHGTHSSASSSHKRKREDERDKDKGRDRDRHHEKNKKRDREKDRERHRDKECERDRHRDRDRDKDKEQDGDPERDSGLLKHKKKKKKLSSTSKDHKKDTKLYCICKTPYDESKFYIGCDLCSNWFHGACVGITEKEAKKLEDFVCNDCKRGQEGQSNEELYCICRTPYDDTQFYIGCDRCQNWYHGRCVGILQSEANHIDVYVCPQCQSTEDAMTVLSPLTDRDYEGLKRILRSLQSHKMAWPFLEPVDPHDAPDYYRVIKEPMDFSTMETRLQKRHYQKLTEFVADVTKIFDNCRYYNPNDTPFFQCAEVLEAFFVQKLKGFKASRSHNNKLQSSAAS